From a single Acidobacteriota bacterium genomic region:
- a CDS encoding VWA domain-containing protein translates to MTRSLTRLLGRFAGPLLLPVLAAFALAAQEQDLTPTFTTSVDLVNVLVTVRDASGRYVTGLQRQDFLLEEDSAPQDISYFSSGEDVPPLSVVLVIDTSESVEEKLSFERRAAAEFLRAVLTRERDAAAIVQFGSEVKLVQDFSYDLKRLEGSLRSVYADGRTRLFDGVWLAVEDLLAGRSGRRIMVLVSDGHDTNSSLSAREAIRQAQDKEALIFGIGVRAKGQESDFNQIQRLAESTGGLFFDSRADLERLRQAFEAIRQAIAAQYSLGYVPQDLQSPGFRTLEITVPTRDLTVIHRPGYHFFPSPPK, encoded by the coding sequence ATGACACGCTCCCTGACCCGGCTGCTAGGACGGTTTGCCGGCCCGCTCTTATTGCCGGTGCTGGCTGCCTTTGCGCTGGCGGCACAGGAACAGGATCTCACTCCCACCTTCACCACCTCGGTCGACCTGGTCAACGTGCTGGTCACCGTCCGCGACGCCTCGGGACGCTACGTCACCGGACTGCAGCGTCAGGACTTCCTGCTCGAGGAAGACTCGGCGCCGCAGGACATCAGCTACTTCAGCAGCGGCGAGGACGTCCCGCCCCTCTCGGTGGTGTTGGTCATCGACACCTCTGAAAGCGTGGAGGAGAAGCTTTCCTTCGAGCGGCGCGCGGCGGCGGAGTTCCTGCGCGCCGTATTGACCCGCGAACGGGATGCGGCGGCCATCGTCCAGTTCGGCAGCGAGGTCAAGCTGGTGCAGGACTTCAGCTACGACCTCAAGCGCCTCGAGGGTTCGCTGCGCAGCGTCTACGCCGACGGCCGCACGCGTCTTTTCGACGGAGTTTGGCTGGCGGTGGAGGACCTGCTGGCGGGACGCAGCGGACGGCGCATCATGGTGCTGGTTTCAGACGGCCACGACACCAACAGCAGCTTGAGCGCCCGCGAAGCCATCCGCCAGGCTCAGGACAAAGAGGCGCTCATCTTCGGCATCGGCGTGCGGGCCAAGGGACAGGAGTCGGACTTCAACCAGATCCAGCGCCTGGCCGAGTCCACGGGAGGACTCTTCTTCGATTCGCGGGCCGATTTGGAGCGCTTGCGCCAGGCCTTCGAAGCCATCCGCCAGGCCATCGCCGCCCAGTATTCCCTCGGCTACGTCCCTCAAGACCTGCAATCTCCCGGCTTCCGCACCCTTGAGATCACCGTCCCCACCCGCGACCTGACCGTCATCCACCGCCCCGGCTACCACTTCTTCCCTTCTCCGCCGAAGTGA
- a CDS encoding serine/threonine-protein kinase yields the protein MNASSATLAQSSPVADSLATSCKFCPTGGMLPEDFDAKLGAIDGKAVRTVLTVLSPLLLFVGIGYLASAWGEISAGLLAAQIAMLVLLGVSAAVVYSGLELTYRRLRLLELGVFLSGMILISLHAFSDAAAGSPQSYHYAVIGSILLAVSYGVFVPNPYQRTLLVAAVLLSVPFFCGLVLSSQPAWRGSSLSLWIPIALLLPAWGVAVGASALVDRYRRTSNEGKEADLYHLKKKIGGGGMGEVWLAEHKMLARPSAMKMIHPDKLKGEDPDGVRRARDRFQREAKVTASLRSPHTVELYDFGITADGTFFYVMELLDGFDLDTLVKRYGPQPSERVVHLLLQVCDSLGDAHANGLVHRDIKPANIYVTRMGLARDFVKVLDFGLVKNIDPTLGQNSLTIDGVTTGTPAFMAPEMARGKGQVDHRTDLYALGCVAYWLLTGQLVFDSENPLSIVVDHVNSQPAPPSSRSELEIPGELDAAILRCLAKAPEERFQSAGELAEALASIPLKSHWDSARAAKWWELHQPESSRPAA from the coding sequence ATGAACGCATCCTCGGCAACTTTGGCCCAGTCCTCTCCGGTGGCCGACAGCCTGGCCACTTCCTGCAAATTCTGTCCCACTGGCGGAATGCTGCCCGAAGATTTCGACGCCAAGCTGGGAGCGATCGACGGCAAAGCCGTGCGAACGGTACTGACCGTCCTCTCCCCGCTGCTTCTCTTCGTCGGCATCGGCTATCTGGCTTCCGCCTGGGGAGAGATCTCAGCCGGACTCCTGGCGGCTCAGATCGCCATGCTGGTGCTGCTGGGAGTTTCCGCGGCCGTGGTCTATTCAGGCCTGGAACTCACCTACCGGCGCCTCAGGCTGCTTGAACTGGGAGTCTTTCTCAGCGGCATGATCCTCATCTCCCTGCACGCCTTCAGCGACGCCGCGGCCGGTTCTCCGCAGTCCTACCACTACGCCGTCATCGGCAGCATCCTGCTGGCCGTCAGCTACGGAGTCTTTGTCCCCAACCCTTACCAACGCACGCTGCTGGTGGCGGCGGTTCTGCTGAGCGTGCCTTTCTTCTGCGGACTGGTCTTGAGTTCCCAGCCGGCTTGGCGGGGGTCGTCGCTCTCGTTGTGGATTCCCATCGCGCTGCTGTTGCCGGCCTGGGGAGTGGCCGTGGGGGCTTCGGCTCTGGTCGACCGCTACCGCAGAACCAGCAACGAGGGCAAAGAGGCCGACCTCTACCATCTCAAGAAGAAGATCGGCGGCGGAGGGATGGGAGAGGTATGGCTGGCCGAGCATAAGATGCTGGCCCGTCCCTCGGCCATGAAGATGATCCATCCCGACAAGCTCAAGGGGGAAGATCCCGACGGCGTACGTCGGGCCCGCGACCGTTTTCAGCGGGAGGCCAAGGTGACGGCTTCGCTGCGTTCCCCCCACACCGTCGAGCTCTACGACTTCGGCATCACGGCTGACGGAACCTTCTTCTACGTCATGGAACTGCTGGACGGCTTCGATCTCGACACCCTGGTCAAGCGCTACGGCCCTCAGCCTTCCGAACGGGTGGTGCACCTGCTCTTGCAGGTCTGCGATTCGCTGGGGGACGCCCACGCCAACGGCCTGGTCCACCGCGACATCAAGCCCGCCAACATCTACGTCACCCGCATGGGCCTGGCGCGCGATTTCGTCAAGGTCCTCGATTTCGGCCTGGTCAAGAACATCGACCCCACTCTAGGGCAGAACAGCCTCACCATCGACGGAGTCACCACCGGCACGCCCGCCTTCATGGCTCCCGAGATGGCCCGGGGCAAAGGCCAAGTCGACCACCGCACCGATCTCTATGCGCTGGGATGCGTGGCCTACTGGCTGCTGACCGGTCAACTGGTCTTCGACAGCGAGAATCCGCTCTCCATCGTCGTCGACCACGTCAACTCGCAGCCGGCCCCGCCTTCCAGCCGCAGCGAGCTGGAGATTCCCGGGGAACTGGATGCCGCCATTCTGCGTTGCCTGGCCAAGGCTCCCGAAGAGCGCTTTCAAAGTGCCGGCGAGCTGGCCGAGGCCCTGGCTTCAATTCCTCTCAAGTCGCACTGGGACAGCGCCCGCGCCGCCAAGTGGTGGGAACTGCACCAGCCCGAGTCCTCCCGCCCGGCGGCCTGA
- the glgB gene encoding 1,4-alpha-glucan branching protein GlgB, whose protein sequence is MTAKTEAVHGVSLLTEDDIYLFKQGTHYRLYERLGAHLIEEEGRQGTLFAVWAPNATEVSVIGGFNEWRPGRHSMSPRWDQSGIWECFIPGVGAGELYKYHVISPHTPFGVAKGDPFAFRWEAPPRTASVVWDLDYQWSDEEWMKTRPLNNGPHAPMSIYEMHPGSWRRVPHDDNRSLSYQELSEYLTDYLKDTGFTHVEFLPLTEHPFTGSWGYQTVGYFAPTSRFGSPQGFMELVDSLHRNGVGVILDWVPSHFPTDEHGLGLFDGSHLYEHADPRKGFHPDWQSYIFNYARNEVRAFLISSALFWLDRYHIDGLRVDAVASMLYLDYSRQEGQWIPNQYGVRENLEAISLLQEFNRSVHEFYPSVQTIAEESTAWPKVSWPADEGGLGFDMKWKMGWMHDTLHYIRKDPVYRKWEHDKLTFSMWYAYTEKYLLPLSHDEVVHGKGSLINKMPGDEWQRFANLRLLLGHMYSHPGKKLLFMGAELGQWKEWNHDSSLDWHLLEYAPHQGLWKFLQKLNRLYRREAALFERDFEPAGFDWIDLNDRERSIVAYLRRSNRAQETLLIVCNFTPIVQKEYRLGVPQPGSWKEILNSDDDRFGGSGVVNSKPCPSEPEECHEMEHSITLRLPPLGVVFLKRLSEKPEAGKK, encoded by the coding sequence ATGACTGCGAAGACCGAGGCCGTGCACGGGGTCAGCTTGCTGACGGAAGACGATATCTATCTCTTCAAGCAGGGAACACACTACCGCCTTTACGAGAGATTGGGGGCTCATCTCATCGAGGAGGAAGGCCGCCAGGGGACGCTCTTTGCCGTCTGGGCTCCCAACGCCACCGAAGTCAGCGTCATCGGCGGATTCAACGAGTGGAGGCCCGGCCGCCACTCGATGAGCCCGCGCTGGGACCAATCCGGCATCTGGGAATGCTTCATCCCCGGCGTGGGCGCGGGCGAACTCTACAAGTACCACGTCATTTCGCCCCACACCCCCTTCGGGGTGGCCAAGGGCGACCCGTTCGCCTTCCGCTGGGAGGCCCCGCCGCGGACGGCTTCAGTGGTCTGGGATCTCGACTATCAATGGAGCGACGAGGAGTGGATGAAGACGCGCCCGCTCAACAACGGGCCGCACGCCCCCATGTCGATCTACGAGATGCATCCCGGTTCCTGGAGGCGAGTGCCCCACGACGACAACCGCTCCCTCAGTTACCAGGAGTTGAGCGAGTACCTGACCGATTACCTGAAAGATACGGGCTTCACCCACGTGGAGTTTCTGCCCCTGACCGAACATCCCTTCACCGGCTCCTGGGGATACCAGACGGTCGGATATTTCGCGCCCACCAGCCGCTTCGGTTCGCCTCAGGGCTTCATGGAACTGGTCGATTCCCTGCACCGCAACGGCGTGGGAGTGATTCTTGACTGGGTGCCGTCTCACTTCCCAACCGACGAACATGGTCTGGGGCTTTTCGACGGAAGCCACCTCTACGAGCACGCCGACCCGCGCAAGGGCTTCCATCCCGACTGGCAAAGCTACATCTTCAACTACGCCCGCAACGAAGTGCGGGCCTTTTTGATCTCCAGCGCCCTCTTTTGGCTCGACCGCTACCACATCGACGGACTCAGGGTCGACGCGGTGGCCTCCATGCTGTACCTCGATTACTCACGCCAGGAGGGCCAGTGGATTCCCAACCAGTACGGCGTACGCGAGAATCTGGAGGCCATTTCCCTGCTGCAGGAATTCAACCGCAGCGTCCACGAGTTCTATCCCTCGGTGCAAACCATTGCCGAGGAGTCGACGGCCTGGCCCAAGGTCTCCTGGCCCGCCGATGAAGGCGGACTGGGCTTCGACATGAAGTGGAAGATGGGCTGGATGCACGACACTCTGCACTACATCCGCAAGGATCCCGTCTACCGCAAGTGGGAGCACGACAAGCTGACCTTCAGCATGTGGTACGCCTACACCGAAAAGTACCTGCTGCCCCTCTCTCACGACGAAGTGGTGCACGGCAAAGGGTCGCTCATCAACAAAATGCCGGGCGACGAGTGGCAGAGGTTCGCCAATCTGCGGCTGTTGCTGGGGCACATGTATTCGCACCCGGGTAAAAAGCTGCTTTTCATGGGGGCCGAACTGGGTCAGTGGAAGGAGTGGAATCACGACTCCAGCCTGGACTGGCATTTGCTGGAATACGCCCCTCACCAGGGTCTATGGAAATTCCTGCAGAAGCTCAACCGGCTCTACCGGCGCGAAGCGGCTCTCTTCGAACGCGATTTCGAGCCGGCGGGTTTCGATTGGATCGACCTCAACGACCGCGAGCGCAGCATCGTGGCCTATCTGCGGCGCAGCAACCGCGCCCAGGAAACCCTGCTCATCGTCTGCAACTTCACCCCGATTGTCCAGAAAGAGTATCGCCTGGGCGTCCCCCAACCGGGAAGCTGGAAGGAAATCCTCAACAGCGACGATGATCGTTTCGGCGGCAGCGGGGTGGTCAACAGCAAACCCTGCCCATCAGAGCCGGAGGAGTGCCATGAAATGGAGCACTCCATCACCCTGCGCCTGCCGCCTCTCGGAGTGGTTTTTCTCAAGCGCCTCAGCGAGAAGCCCGAGGCCGGCAAGAAATAA
- a CDS encoding glucose-1-phosphate adenylyltransferase, whose amino-acid sequence MKRVISVILGGGKGTRLYPLTHVRSKPAVPLGGKYRLIDIPVSNCINSGVSKIFVITQYNSESLNRHINQTYRFDVFSEGFVDILAAEQTPETVEWFQGTADAVRRTMRHILNYRAKEILILSGDQLYRMDYSKLIRYHRKKKADLTVGVIPVEKRRVPAFGILKMANDGALKEFHEKPKDEEFIDTLKVDVEAWREMGVTESKPYMASMGIYVFNVDALVELLKDESHVDFGGHVIPRAIKSHSVAGFPFSGYWEDIGTIEAFYKANLDLASAEPKFTFFDAEFPIFTHARFLPANRIRNCEFEETVVAEGCSIFNSKISNSIIGIRSVLRNATLVDTLMMGADYYDPDPRREPIRLGVARGTFIKGAIVDKNARIGENVRIENVDGHQEHDGNCGTPMSNYHIRDGIVIIPKNSVIPDGSVI is encoded by the coding sequence ATGAAGCGAGTGATCTCAGTCATCCTGGGCGGAGGAAAAGGAACCCGCCTCTACCCGCTCACACATGTACGTTCCAAACCGGCCGTGCCGCTGGGGGGCAAATACCGGCTCATCGACATCCCCGTCAGCAATTGCATCAACTCGGGCGTCTCCAAAATCTTCGTCATCACCCAGTACAATTCGGAGTCGCTCAACCGTCACATCAACCAGACCTATCGCTTCGACGTCTTCAGCGAGGGTTTCGTCGACATTCTGGCCGCCGAGCAGACTCCCGAAACGGTGGAATGGTTCCAGGGGACGGCCGACGCGGTGCGGCGCACCATGCGCCACATCCTCAACTACCGCGCCAAGGAGATCCTCATCCTCTCGGGCGATCAACTCTACCGCATGGATTACTCCAAGCTCATCCGCTACCACCGCAAGAAGAAGGCCGACCTGACGGTGGGCGTGATTCCCGTGGAGAAGAGAAGGGTGCCGGCCTTCGGCATCCTCAAGATGGCCAACGACGGAGCCCTCAAGGAGTTTCACGAGAAGCCCAAGGACGAGGAGTTCATCGATACGCTCAAGGTCGACGTGGAAGCCTGGCGCGAGATGGGAGTTACCGAGAGCAAGCCCTACATGGCCTCGATGGGCATCTACGTCTTCAATGTGGACGCACTAGTGGAACTGCTCAAAGACGAGTCCCACGTCGATTTCGGGGGCCACGTCATTCCCAGGGCCATCAAATCGCATTCTGTGGCGGGCTTTCCCTTCAGCGGCTATTGGGAAGACATCGGGACCATCGAGGCGTTTTACAAGGCCAATCTCGACTTGGCCTCGGCGGAACCCAAATTCACTTTCTTCGACGCCGAGTTTCCCATCTTCACCCACGCCCGCTTTCTGCCCGCCAACCGCATCCGCAATTGCGAGTTCGAAGAGACGGTGGTGGCCGAGGGATGCTCGATCTTCAACTCCAAGATCAGCAATTCCATCATCGGCATCCGCAGCGTCCTCCGCAATGCCACACTCGTGGATACCCTGATGATGGGGGCCGACTACTACGATCCCGATCCCCGCCGCGAGCCCATCCGCCTGGGAGTTGCGCGCGGAACCTTCATCAAGGGCGCCATCGTCGACAAGAATGCCCGAATCGGGGAGAACGTCCGCATCGAGAACGTGGATGGCCACCAGGAGCACGACGGCAACTGCGGGACGCCCATGAGCAACTACCACATCCGCGACGGCATCGTCATCATCCCCAAAAACTCCGTCATCCCCGACGGCAGCGTCATTTAG
- a CDS encoding radical SAM protein: protein MNKQIILVNPKMSKPRAVRLPISLLSLGAVLEGEWDYRVVDGNVDPDATATVLAAVAERETALVGMTVMPGPQVAPAIEIAAALRAAHPQVPVVWGGYFPTLYPDSAVNAPYVDYLIRGQGEDTLRELLKALPDAGRPLSTLEAERASSAQDTSALSHIAGLTYKAGGRIVHNDERQFRPPGDYPPLPYHRAGDVEGYLRPSFMGTRTAVHQAALGCRYRCTFCGVVSMFNGYTELQKAQALERDLSTLRDRYGANAVQFYDHNFFDKEKSSIPVLEVLEKMQMPWWCYARADTLAKFSTSTWERLRRSKLRMAYIGAEAASDSVLKSMRKGTKVDHTFETARLCRHYGIIPEFSFVLGGPEDPEGEIEKTLRFIRQLKAIHPQCEIVPYFYSPTPQRDPRRRKTEGNGARIPILERYGPEGPELPATPEEWTEPRWLNYVCHQDAPWLTSRMRRRVQDFSKVLSCRFPTVQDYHTPAWGKSLLRHLARWRYAAGIYGNPWELDLARRYFPLRAPAEESL, encoded by the coding sequence ATGAACAAGCAGATCATCCTCGTCAATCCGAAGATGTCCAAGCCGCGGGCGGTGCGGCTGCCCATCTCGCTGCTCTCCCTGGGCGCGGTGTTGGAAGGCGAGTGGGACTACCGGGTGGTGGACGGCAACGTCGATCCCGACGCCACGGCGACTGTCCTGGCGGCGGTTGCCGAGCGCGAGACGGCGCTGGTGGGCATGACGGTGATGCCCGGGCCGCAGGTGGCGCCGGCCATCGAGATCGCAGCGGCCTTGCGGGCCGCTCATCCCCAGGTGCCGGTGGTATGGGGCGGATACTTTCCCACCCTTTACCCCGACTCGGCCGTCAACGCCCCCTACGTGGACTATCTGATTCGCGGCCAGGGGGAGGACACGCTCAGGGAATTGCTGAAGGCATTGCCCGACGCAGGGCGTCCTCTCTCTACGCTCGAAGCCGAAAGAGCCTCCTCGGCCCAGGACACCTCGGCGCTTTCACACATCGCCGGGTTGACCTACAAGGCCGGGGGACGCATCGTCCACAATGACGAACGCCAATTTCGTCCCCCCGGCGACTACCCTCCCTTGCCCTACCATCGTGCGGGCGACGTCGAGGGCTACCTGCGTCCCAGCTTCATGGGCACCCGCACGGCCGTCCATCAGGCAGCCCTGGGATGCCGCTACCGCTGCACCTTCTGCGGCGTGGTCTCGATGTTCAACGGATACACCGAACTGCAGAAGGCCCAGGCGCTGGAGAGGGACTTGTCGACGTTGCGCGACCGCTACGGGGCCAACGCGGTGCAGTTCTACGATCACAACTTCTTCGACAAGGAGAAGAGCAGCATCCCGGTCCTTGAAGTGTTGGAGAAAATGCAGATGCCCTGGTGGTGCTACGCGCGCGCCGACACTTTGGCCAAGTTCTCAACCTCCACCTGGGAACGGCTGCGCCGCAGCAAGCTGAGGATGGCCTACATCGGTGCTGAAGCGGCCAGCGATTCGGTCCTCAAGTCGATGCGCAAGGGCACCAAAGTCGACCACACCTTCGAGACGGCCCGCTTATGCCGCCACTATGGCATCATTCCCGAATTCTCCTTTGTGCTGGGAGGGCCTGAGGATCCCGAAGGCGAGATCGAGAAGACACTGCGTTTCATCCGCCAACTGAAGGCCATCCATCCGCAGTGCGAAATCGTGCCGTATTTCTATTCGCCCACTCCTCAGCGAGACCCCCGTCGCCGCAAGACCGAAGGCAACGGCGCCCGCATTCCCATCCTCGAGCGCTACGGTCCCGAGGGGCCCGAGTTGCCCGCCACTCCTGAAGAATGGACCGAGCCCCGCTGGCTCAATTACGTATGCCACCAGGACGCCCCTTGGCTGACTTCCCGCATGCGCCGGCGGGTTCAGGATTTCTCAAAAGTGTTGTCCTGCCGCTTTCCGACCGTGCAGGACTACCACACTCCCGCCTGGGGCAAGAGCCTGCTGCGCCACCTGGCCCGCTGGCGCTACGCGGCCGGCATCTACGGCAACCCTTGGGAACTCGACTTGGCCCGCCGTTACTTCCCCCTCAGGGCACCGGCTGAAGAGAGTCTCTGA
- a CDS encoding NYN domain-containing protein gives MNNLHSSTKVGIYADAANLYRNGGQKFRYDILREFACRDGAEPARLNVYVAYDAERARIDPAYGEGQNKFYSALRDFGYKVITKEVRWYVDEAGKRYGKANADLDLAVDALLQSERLDRILIASGDGDFVRVVRAMQNKGCRVEVVALDNASSELRREADLFMSGYLVPNLIPQPMENGDHLPEWGEVGSRVRGWCYWHKEDGRFGFMRVLSKIESGLWLTDSRHPESPYETLWFHDSNVHDFDCRRLPSRHFIFDFEIAEAEEHEGKQAIDIHLINHG, from the coding sequence ATGAACAATCTCCATTCGAGCACCAAGGTGGGCATCTATGCCGATGCCGCCAACCTGTACCGCAACGGGGGACAGAAATTCCGCTACGATATTCTCCGTGAGTTCGCCTGCCGGGACGGAGCCGAACCGGCCAGGCTTAACGTTTATGTCGCCTATGACGCCGAAAGGGCGCGCATCGATCCGGCTTACGGGGAAGGCCAGAACAAGTTCTATTCGGCACTGCGCGACTTCGGCTACAAAGTCATCACCAAAGAAGTGCGTTGGTATGTGGACGAGGCAGGCAAGCGCTATGGCAAGGCCAACGCCGACCTTGACCTGGCGGTCGATGCCTTGCTCCAATCCGAGCGCCTCGACCGCATTCTGATCGCCAGCGGCGACGGCGACTTCGTGCGCGTGGTCCGGGCCATGCAGAACAAGGGCTGCCGGGTGGAAGTGGTGGCCCTGGACAACGCCTCCTCGGAACTGCGCCGCGAGGCCGATCTCTTCATGTCGGGATATCTGGTGCCCAACCTCATTCCGCAACCGATGGAAAACGGCGACCACCTGCCCGAGTGGGGAGAGGTGGGGTCGCGGGTGCGGGGCTGGTGCTATTGGCACAAGGAGGACGGGCGCTTCGGTTTCATGCGGGTACTGAGTAAAATCGAGTCGGGACTATGGCTGACCGATTCGCGCCATCCCGAGTCGCCCTACGAGACGCTTTGGTTCCATGATTCCAACGTGCACGACTTCGATTGCCGGCGGTTGCCGAGCCGGCATTTCATATTCGACTTCGAAATCGCCGAGGCCGAAGAGCACGAGGGCAAACAGGCCATCGACATCCACCTCATCAACCACGGGTGA